In Hyphomicrobium denitrificans ATCC 51888, the DNA window CAGCGGCACCTTGATTTATGGCCGGAGGGCGGCTCCTTCAGGTCTTTATACGATCTTGACGGGACCATATATATGCTGCGGTCGGCCGCATGATGGCCGGTGGTCGCTTATGGGATCCGTCACGAATGCCGATGAACTATGCCAGGACAGCGCTTCTTCTCGCTGTGCTCACCGCGATTTTCGTGGCGCTCGGCGCTGCCGTCGGCGGTAAGTCCGGTCTGGTCTTCGCCTTCTTCGCAGCGATGGTCATGAACGCGTTCAGCCTGTGGAAGTCCGACACGGCCGTGTTGCGCATGTTCAATGCGCAGGAAGTCGACGACAGGTCGGCGCCCGAATACGTGCAGCTCGTTCGTGATCTCGCGAAACGCGCCGGACTGCCGATGCCGCGCGTCTATGTCATGAACAATCCGCAGCCCAATGCATTCGCGACCGGACGCAACCCGTCGAACGCGGCGGTCTGCGCGTCGACGGGGCTGCTCGAAACTTTGAACCGCGACGAGCTTGCGGGCGTCATGGCGCACGAGCTTTCGCACATCAAAAATCGCGATACTCTGACGATGGCTGTCGCGGCCACGATCGGCGGCGCGGTATCGATGTTTGCGCAGTACCTGCAATTCGGAATGCTGTTCGGCGGCGGACGCAGCGACGAGCGCGGCGGACTCGGCGTCATCGGTACGCTGGCGGCGGTGATCATCGCGCCGATGGCGGCCGGCCTCGTGCAGATGGCCATCAGCCGCTCGCGCGAATATCAGGCCGATCGCATGGGTGCGATGATCTGCGGAAATCCGCTGTGGCTCGCCTCGGCACTCAGAAAGATCGACCGCTCGGCGCGGCGCGTCGAAAATCCGGAAGCGGAAGCCGTTCCGGCGGCGGCGCACATGTTC includes these proteins:
- the htpX gene encoding zinc metalloprotease HtpX → MNYARTALLLAVLTAIFVALGAAVGGKSGLVFAFFAAMVMNAFSLWKSDTAVLRMFNAQEVDDRSAPEYVQLVRDLAKRAGLPMPRVYVMNNPQPNAFATGRNPSNAAVCASTGLLETLNRDELAGVMAHELSHIKNRDTLTMAVAATIGGAVSMFAQYLQFGMLFGGGRSDERGGLGVIGTLAAVIIAPMAAGLVQMAISRSREYQADRMGAMICGNPLWLASALRKIDRSARRVENPEAEAVPAAAHMFIINPLNGHGVDNLFSTHPNVENRIAALESMAREMGVTSAAARGEAEPTDWDAMPNASDDSRGEVWIGGQKYTKPPSPWG